From Brassica rapa cultivar Chiifu-401-42 chromosome A06, CAAS_Brap_v3.01, whole genome shotgun sequence:
CTTCAAAAGATGTAGATGACTGATCTGGTATTCCTTTCACTGTCTGGTCAGGTACATGTACAAACAAAACTTGTGTTTCTCCTTATTGTTCAGCTGAAACGATGGACAAGGGAACCTCTTGTGGTGGGTATTGCAAATTAGACTCTCCCAAGCCAAAATTGAATTCAGTCTCTTCCCACTGATAGTTGGGCTTTGAGCTCCTTCCAAGTGTAGATCGGTTCTTCATCATACCAGCGTGCTTCTTCCTCTACTTTCCACCATGCTCTAGCCTCACCTCTTAGAAAACTAATAGCAAAGGATAGCTTTTTCCAGGAAGGTACTTGATTATGGAGAATGAAAAAATGTATATGGTTCAACCCATGATAGATAAGCTTCATGACTGTTTCCTCCAAAAAGAAAACCTTAGGTATGATTATAGGAACATGTAATAAAACCCAGCAAAGAGAGATTCCGAAATTAAACCCATAAgaacataaatttttgaaatcaaacCACCAGAAAACAGAAATTGAAATCGAAAGagatctaataaatattaagattaaatttttaacataaatatctATCTATAGTATTATTTGCATAGTGAATTTTCGCATTCAagctctcacattaaaagttagagtgattaatatcgtttatacccttaataaaaaaattagccacaaaataaggaaacaaattttaattttctgattAGATAAGttgttaaaattaataattataagaattatccaaaaaatattttaaaataaaaagataattcttatatatattattttgttctcTGAAAAAAACACAAGAGTATCAAAAATggattatttcatttttataataaaaaatattttaaaaaattttgacCAATAGAAAACAGATttgaatagattattttttgtcaaaacaATTTTTCTCTTTATAGTGCGGGAAAAATCTAATTAAAGTGCATCCGGTAAATATGTTTTCTAGAATCTCTGGTCTGTAGATAACATCACATTTTTTTCTGAAAGTATTATTATTTTCCTGCTTTgacaatatttattattcaattatattttaatacttaACCAAAAAATTATTAGAGAGAATTTGGTCAATTACATATTTGAAGTATGCATGCATCTTAGCCTCTATATAAGTTCTTCTCCCACTCATCAACTGTATCAATACTTGGAGCTGAATTGATACTCTCAgagagacaaaacaaaaattggCTAGAGAATTTCTTCTGACGACCTCGTACCTGAAAATGGCGAATCTACCAGATTCACTTTACGAAGACTACACTAGATTCATAGTGAATTTCCTTCTGATTCAGCCTCCATTGTCCTACCTTCACCGGACTTAAGAATGATTATCAAGAGGGTCGATGATCTTCATAATACAATCCCATCCACCTTCGATTCCACGCTGCAGAATCTCAGCACTGTAAGCGCTAAAGATAATATTTCCCATGTTTTCTCTATTATATGATTTTAGTTTATTAACTTAtctatttattatatgtttatttgcATCAGTTAACATGCTTTATGTTTTTAAGTCTGATAGACTTCTTAATTTCTTGTGAAGGACTGTAATTATGTTCAGTTGGGTAAAATCTTGAAATCTCTTTTGTTACTTGCCGCCTAGGTTAACAAAATTATGTCAGTGTCCTACCCATTTAATTGAATGATCATAAGGATATTACTGAAAACAAGATTATATGTGTGTGACACTAACCACCTCATACAGTTCTAAGTTTTGATTTGTTTATATGGATTGAGTACCCACTTGATGTATTATAAGTTTTATCTTCAAATAAATGGTATGCAATTTCTTTTTCCAAATTAACGGTAGGTAAAAATAATTGCCAAACATATTTGTAGCAAATGCAAGTATAGAAATATATTTCGGTAAGATTCACATATATGTAAAAATAGAATTTCATAATTTGGAAAtttggaaattttaaaattttaaaatttgacttTTTCTTTATCTTCTGTTTTCTGGTCCGTTcatttactatctctttcgatATGCATCATTAGACTATGCCTTTATTGTCCATTGGTGAAAATTATTTTACTCAAAAGTTAGTTTTTTTCACTAGATTGTCTGATTAATCCAAATAGGTAAATAGTTAAAACAATGAAAACTAGGAAATCAAATCTAAAAGCACATATGTTTTGCGTATGTATGACTAtagatttttcatataaaatctTCTTCTTTACTTTTGGAttacttaaattttaaaaagataatcttcGTAATAATCCAAAACATCTAAGGTCTTAGACTGAATTGACCATGACTACCActttctttttatcttttaattatgAAACGTCACAAACTTATATATTAGTAGGTGAGAACGATTTATAATGTTTTTGGAATGTCAGAAACTTATACTGTCACTATCTACCTTTTCTCTATGGCAGCATAGGAAAAAGTTGGAGATATTGCCTCGGCTTTTATGGAAATCTCGTTGTACAATGGCCATGATGCTGCAGGTTCAGTACCAACTAATTTGATTTCACATATGACTAATGCTGATATGTTTTGgcattttaaaacatattagaTTGATTAAACTTTCAAGATCTATCCATCTCTCGTTGTAGGCCCCTCTCTTTGTCATACTCACTTTGGATTTCGTTCAATTTATGCAGCAGATCTTGAAAATCTACCCGCACACCTCACGTCTAGTTTACTCACAGAACGGGATATGATGCACCTTCGAGTGTACAACATTTTGCTTTTGTTTAGTCTCACATTTTTGTGCTTTCTTCATTTAAGAACCATTTAATACCTAAGCCTTAATTGGCTCTGTGATGTTATCTTATTTTTCCTGTTGTAGTGCATAACTCATTACCCGGAGACAAGAAACCGGTTTCTTAAGGGTACGTTTTCCCCTTTCATTGCAACAAAAATTCTCTTTTTATTtgctatattattttatatcatacTAGAGCATATTCATTGATGGTTTTTCATATAATATGTCACcaactaaaagaaaaagaaaaaatggaaaagaaagaaaaccgTCTCTTGTTTgagaaacttaaaaaaaacatgaaaatttttaatatatttttgataagtgatttagttttattatgtaaatattgcaataaataaataatattgatTATATATCAAGGAGATGCTGTTACACTGTCTAAAAAACATGGGATATTGccaaaaatattacatttatagtaccacttttcatgtttacactaaccatttttaccctcacttttaatgaagggtaaacgACATTTATAACcctagagttaactaatctatatttaatatttagatttgaGGAGTGGAGTAGGGTTtctggaatgtgaaatttaggattctaataaatatataaataaatacttaaaaaatataatttttttaaaaaatagtttcaaaaataatgttcgattgtcaaaaaaaattctgaaaaaaaaattccaaaaaatttataaaaaagttcgaatttaaaAAGTacaattcaaaaacataaaaaatattattttttatttttatatattttttatttaaaaagctatttattatatatatttatatatatatagaacaatggtataagagtcttttcacttaatgaataatatatttttgaaaaaatctcTTTTatagtggtaaacatgaataatggtATCAAAAAAGtcgtaaacatgaaaattctcCAAGAAATATATTATCTTATGTTGGTTGTTGAAGCTGATATGCCAACCTATTTCTATCCTTTGATGGACATTAATCTCACCGATAAGCCTCTTGAATGCCTTAGGCTTGGTGCATTAGGTGTTATTGCTCATATGTTGAAGCTGGTACATACATATCTGATATTCTAAACCATCCTacttaaaaaacaaatatttttgtcaCAAAAGGTTTTGAATTTACTTAGAACATCCCACTTTTCTTACAGCCTGCAGACACAGCTGTTGTTCGTTACCTTGTGAACACAAGTTGTTTACAACACTGCACAAAAGCCATCGAGATTGGCTCAACAGAATCAAAAACTGTAAGTTCCCTTCTCCTACTATAAATTAGACAAGAAGGAAAGCATCAAATTTTTTGATGTAGCGGAAGCTACAATAACTACAAAGAtttttatttagtctaagaataCCTAAGAATCAATGTCTTCTTGATTCGTTGAGAACTCTCAAGTTCTAGCCATACAAAGGAAATAAAGGATTTCGTACTTCTCTTTTATAAATCAATCAATAAACTGTCTACAATTCTAGGCATcagaagtctatatatataaaatccaaATAACTTTAAacctattaaaaatgtttaggataattataactaattaagataaaaaccagaataaataataatctagataattaatatatttggagTATATCCAAATATCTTTCTACATCAATTTTGAACTAACACTTCTTCAGATTGCTGTATTCATAATTAACAAGATTATGTCCACTGGTGAGGGGCTTCAGTACTGCTGCGTCTTGCCTGATCGTTTTTTCTTCATAGACGGTCTCCTGAAAAAGCTGCTTGTGTATCTTACCGCCATGGGCACACCTTGTCCCAGCTTGTTCAATCTTCTTGTTGGTTGCTACACCAATCTTTCCTACAAACCCAGGTTTTTTTTGCTTTACacctttttatctttttgaatTATTGGTTTCTCAAGCAAACTTGATATTCTGTTAATGTATTAGGACTCGAAGGGGGCTAAGGCGTTACCTTCCTGCCATGCTGTTCAACGGCACTTTTGCTTGTTTACTAGCTGTAAGATTGAAACCTTCCCATTACTGTTTTTAGCTCTGCATGGGTTTGGTTGATGCAACAATAATCAAGACTTGGAGTGTTTTTgtctgtttgtttgttttttctttcaagGAGGACCCAGCCGCTGAGAGATGTCGTCAGCAGCTGATTAAGACTCTGGAAATGAAATGAAAACTCAGCCACAAAAGAACAGGTTTACTACGTGATAAACTGAAAAGACAAAAAGATTATGAAAAACTCTATGTTGTTGTTTGGTTTTATCTCTTCTTCAGATACCTCTCTTGATACTCTTTCATCAttgttcttctctctcttttgggATACATTTGAACCCTATTTTCAATCATCTTTCATTTCTCCtttaaagtattttatatttttcttttctctccaGAGGGAGGAAGGATTTGCTTAATGATGATTGATACTTGCTTACATGATTGTTATTACCATTAATTCACCTGCATGAGAACAGGAGACATAAAATAAGTTAGGAAACggttaatctttttatttttgagaacaAGAAATGGTTAGTTAGATACGAAGCTTCCTTTTCTTTTAGTCttttactaggttaagatccgcgtctTACGCggaataaacattatatatatatataaattattttatatattatatgtttatatcatattatgaaataataaatatatattaaataattaaaaaagtcattatctactacttatataattaaattagtgcgaacatataaataaattttataaatcaaaaaaaaatttctatttgatatgatatataattaaacttaaatgatagtaacatatatatggtatattttaatataatatttattagatgatgctttttgctcatattttttttatcatttgtatctgttatagcaaaaagtctaaattagtgataacaaaattttcaatgtgagattaatggtttaagtaatttataatattttaaaaaattaagttgtcaatatttttttcaaattttttatcaaaaaatgttcaaaataaatttcaaaattaagatatttatatatttttatatggcataaagtttaattaaaaatgatacatatatttatatatcttttatttttgatacttattaaatgagactttcaacttatattattttttaattatttttatcatgtcataacaaaagttttaaatcatagatcacaaaatttgaatgtgaaacttttaacacttttagtaatttatactcgtttttaaaaatttaaaatataatatataaataatattttaaatttttactatatagttactatgattgtttaatttattttaatagcttaaaattaaacaaatataattataatacacacttatttttaccaaatctttattattcaaaatcattaattgtcatatatactttaggcatattaggcaattctgtaatcttatttaaggaaataatgaatcacatttaataatgtatttattgtggtttaataaaaaacttattatatatttagatggaccaacctatttctctaaggattctaagaatcattatagtgatgacatgtggctacaaaaaaatgttgcaatgcttctcaaataatatataggggatatgaAGTTCGAGGAAGAGAGTAAGCATTTCTGATGTTAAGTTCTGGTTTTAGTTTGGTTTCAGCTTAGTTAGTTTTGACACTAGGACTGAGACCCGAACGTGAGAGACCATTATAGATCAAGGTCTTAGCAAATATCGTTTATATCGTTTATATGCAATGCACAGGAGGATATTTGCGCGgtttaatatcatttatatcctaattaattaaatatataaattagccacaaaataaaaacgaaatttagtttttattaataattattatccaaaaataaaaatatattttaaaataaaatgataatttttatatacattgtattgttatctgaaaaaatcttttaatataacgttaaaaatttaaaaaaaacacataactAAAGTCATTCGAGCTCTGACGTTAAAAGTTATATGAtaatatcgtttatactcttaataaaaaaataaaaaccaattttaatttttttttattagataagttattaaaattaataataataagaattatccaaaaactaaaaatatattttaaataaaaaaggcaatcttatatatattatgttcttctctgaaaaaaatattttaacaaaaaattaaaatgtaaaaaacagaaaacacataactaaatattaatcaagtaaaattcttaaatttaactaaatattaatcaaataagaTTTATTTCAATATAATGAATTTAGTGTataaagaaatttaaaaaattataatatgtaaaaaattcaaagaaaaataaaaataataatttaccaTTTTAaccttttaattattaattcatGTATTAATAAGTAATTATAAACTAGGTGGACCGCCCGCACGCATGTGCGAgcattaacattaatattaaattgataattacatatttacaactatataatacttatgttacaTGTATGTGGTTAAAATGAAAGATTCTatgttacatattgatatttatactatgttcatatgaacaaagaatatattaaaacGTTTAGATTAAAAATTTCAGTGTTTCGTATAAACAATATGAGTTATGGAAAACACAAAGTATCTTAAGTCCATAAAGTAGAGAAACTAGACCTTAAGACCAAGGCTTCGAGTTCTGTTTAGATTTAGGTAAAACCCAAACATCATATAAGATCATATTTCTCATGTCTTGAACGCCAGATCATCATGAAGAGTGCTCTCGATTTTCTTAGCACCAACCTTTCCAGTTTATTGAAAGCACTGTCCCAATAGATTCCACCTGTTGATTGTGCAAAACTGCAAAAGAGTCAATCAAATGATTTGCTCTAGCACTCGTCATATCTTCATCAGAATTCAAATATATCTCACAGAAGAACTTGTTCAAAACAGTGTCTCCTTCAAGCTTATCATCCTTCTATTCTTCTTCACTTCAACTTCAAGCTTGTCATAGTCCTTTACTTTCTTGGAAGAAGGATAAGTCGGTCTTATTGAAACTTCTGCACCATTACAcaaccaaataatataaattttaaaatgtcaagAGTCTGTGATTCAAACTTCTCATCAGGTGAAACTAAATAATAAGGAAATAGAAAGTAGATAAACTGTTTAAGAAATTTGGGTTTGGAAAAACTGCTGGTTGTTTGCTATGTTCAAGAGAGGCCCATGTGATTATCTCTGCTTTTAAAAGACTTTTCTTAATTTTGGTTGATATTACTTCATATTCACTACTGATATCTGAATACACActgcaaggaaaaaaaaagatcaatatACTGTGTACAACTCAGAACATACCATTGTTTAAGTTTAAAAGGACTCTTTGGTACTATCTAATAAAACGTATCATTTATATCTGATAAAGCGTATCCTTTAGATACATAACTCTTTGAACTGCTTATAGGTCAAGCATGATTATTCTGTTAGTTCAAAAAGTTAGAGTTCAAAAGGTTTAAAAGGACTGTTTGGGTACTATCTAATAAAATGTATCCTTTAGATGTCAATTATCTTATTACATCTATAAACCAATTATCTTTCCCAACAATCTCGGTTTGAGATGATACGCTTTCTCTCTTGGAACATCAGTCACAATATTCAGATGCAAAATCACTAACATAATTGACATAATTTACATAGAAGTGTTTATCATGGATGTGTGTTCTGAGAATGCATTATGCTTTAAACGATCACATTTAACATTAATCTTAAAAGGTCAGAAAAATATAGttgagaaaaaacaaatattttacgcataaccccaataaaaaaatcagccatgaaatataaaaaagagatttgaattacctgagattttttatcattggtttcattgtaacaGCAGAGATAATTTACGGGTTCCTTCTCTAAGCCTTGAGTCAGAAAAGaggtaattctaacaaaaatatttaaagatctaaacaatccccaaaagataataaattatataattgataggacaacgtcaatgagtttcaaagtttttaaaaagctttgagattagctttggctctcagacgt
This genomic window contains:
- the LOC103873544 gene encoding protein CAF40-like, giving the protein MNNGIKKVVNMKILQEIYYLMLVVEADMPTYFYPLMDINLTDKPLECLRLGALGVIAHMLKLPADTAVVRYLVNTSCLQHCTKAIEIGSTESKTIAVFIINKIMSTGEGLQYCCVLPDRFFFIDGLLKKLLVYLTAMGTPCPSLFNLLVGCYTNLSYKPRFFLLYTFLSF